The following proteins are co-located in the Numenius arquata chromosome 39, bNumArq3.hap1.1, whole genome shotgun sequence genome:
- the LOC141476544 gene encoding olfactory receptor 14C36-like, translating into MSNSSSITVFLLLAFADTRELQLLHFWLFLGIYLAALLGNGLIITAIACDHRLHTPMYFFLLNLSVLDLGSISTTLPKAMANSLWDTRTISYWGCAAQLFLFSFFIVAEFCLLTVMSYDRYVAICKPLHYGTLLGSRACVHMAAAAWGSVFLHALIHTANTFSIPLCQGNDIDQFFCEIPQILKLSCSHSYLREVGLLVVSVCLGSGCFVFIVVSYMQIFRAVLRIPSEQGRHKAFSTCLPHLAAVSLTVSTGFFAYLKPPSISSPSLDLLMAVLYSVVPPVVNPLIYSMRNKELKDALWKLRTE; encoded by the coding sequence atgtccaacagcagctccatcactgtgttcctcctcctggcgttcgcagacacacgggagctgcagctcttgcacttctggctcttcctgggcatctacctggctgccctcctgggcaacggcctcatcatcactgccatagcctgtgaccaccgcctccacacccccatgtacttcttcctcctcaacctctctgttcttgacctgggctccatctccaccactctccccaaagccatggccaattctctctgggacaccaggactatttcctactggggatgtgctgcacagctctttctgttttccttctttatcgTAGCAGAGTTTTGTCTTCTGActgtcatgtcctatgaccgctacgtggccatctgcaaacccctgcactacgggaccctcctgggcagcagagcttgtgtccacatggcagcagctgcctggggcagtgtctTTCTCCATGCTCTGATACACacagccaatacattttcaatacccctctgccagggcaatgacATAGACcaattcttctgtgaaatcccccagatcctcaagctctcctgctcacactcctacctcagggaagttgggcttcttgtggtcagtgtctgtctAGGctctggttgttttgttttcattgtggtgtcctacatgcagatcttcagggccgtgctgaggatcccctctgagcagggacggcacaaagccttttccacgtgcctccctcacctggctgcGGTCTCTCTGACTGTCAGCACTGGattctttgcctacctgaagcccccctccatctcctccccatccctggatctgttgATGGCAGTTCTTTACTCCGTGGTGCCTCCAGTAGTGAACCCCCTCATTTACAGCATGAGGAAtaaggagctcaaggatgccttGTGGAAATTGAGAACTGAGTGA
- the LOC141476535 gene encoding LOW QUALITY PROTEIN: scavenger receptor cysteine-rich type 1 protein M130-like (The sequence of the model RefSeq protein was modified relative to this genomic sequence to represent the inferred CDS: inserted 2 bases in 1 codon; deleted 1 base in 1 codon; substituted 2 bases at 2 genomic stop codons) — MFRCRSGGLAQTPAAGFVRLFGGDSPCSGRVEIRDGNEWKSVCDSDFGPKAAAVVCRDLQCSTALPVPGAAHFGEGVGPLWDRELQCVGNESLLVSCPTGSPRDQPCTHASAAAVTCTQFTGFRLVNXSMACEGRVEVEVQGTWGTLCASCWDLLDTHVLCRHLNCGFAESIPRGGHFGRGTGPVWRDSFHCDGTEEHLGQCPVTALGASPCSPGNNAAVICSGPDGSGSLRLVGGGSRCDGXVEIFQRETWGRVLEEQWELPEASVVCRQLQCGEAERAYNPPKARRGTGPVGLRGVQCAGHEARLSLCNTSLGESVLEAGIAEDVGVACWGSRQLRLGKGPGRCARRVEIYYQGSWGTVCDDGWDLSDAAVVCHQLGCGGVVEVVGSAGFGEGSGPIWLESVNCSRAEAALWDCPAGSWGQHDCGHKEDAGVVCSEFVALRLENSSNCSGHLQVFYNGTWGSVCSNSMTLETVSLACKELGCWDRVSLEIQRPSGRLSGPAWLDRVERWERNSSFWQCPSAPWDPRSCDDLQEETHITCTGSQPEAPPAPRAACPSPTSCTDREKIRAVGGEKGCSGRVEVWHRGSWGTVCDNSXDMQDAQAACRQLGCGPPVSALVEAAFGEGTGPIWLEQVECRGTEPSLQDCWAWPGDNGACRHKEDAAVNCSDAPRTAAPTPGADPTRGHPTGSRRVSLPVIICIILGALLCLLLALLAGQVRSARAGRRGSERAQEPFPEAMYEEIGYSPAWEKQARFSGSGSYSEGSLTKLQSYPGDSEEEEGAGSAPDVPVLPGGDPADGYDDAREVSDPGQDPAPGREAWEMPRVPEEGAGPRDAAGDLPPVVLAPSTPPQQPPTTCWFPAQATFLSFEKPPKEPFAGPFRRNSLPQ; from the exons ATGTTCAG gtgCCGTAGTGGGGGGCTGGCGCAGACACCGGCTGCAG GATTTGTCCGGCTGTTTGGAGGGGACAGTCCCTGCTCAGGACGAGTGGAGATACGTGACGGGAACGAGTGGAAATCTGTCTGTGACTCCGACTTTGGTCCCAAAGCCGCCGCCGTGGTCTGTAGGGATCTGCAGTGCAGCAccgccctgcctgtccctggggcaGCGCACTTTGGAGAAGGGGTTGGTCCCCTGTGGGATAGGGAGCTGCAGTGTGTGGGGAATGAATCCCTTCTggtctcctgccccacagggtCCCCCAGGGACCAGCCCTGCACCCACGCCAGTGCTGCCGCTGTCACCTGCACAC AGTTCACAGGGTTCCGGCTGGTGAA CAGCATGGCATGTGAGGGGAGGGTGGAGGTCGAGGTGCAGGGAACCTGGGGCACCCTCTGTGCCTCCTGCTGGGATCTCTTGGACACCCACGTTCTCTGCCGTCACCTCAACTGCGGGTTTGCCGAGTCCATTCCCAGGGGAGGGCATTTTGGGAGAGGAACCGGCCCTGTCTGGAGAGACTCGTTCCACTGCGATGGGACTGAGGAACACCTGGGGCAGTGCCCAGTGACTGCCCTGGGGGCCTCGCCGTGCTCCCCTGGGAACAACGCTGCTGTCATATGCTCGG GCCCAGATGGCTCCGGCTCCCTGCGGCTGGTGGGTGGAGGAAGCCGGTGCGACGGGTGAGTGGAGATCTTCCAGCGCGAGACGTGgggcagagtcctggaagagcAGTGGGAGCTGCCTGAGGCCAGcgtggtgtgccggcagctgcagtgcggagaggcagagagagcctACAAC CCCCCGAAGGCTCGGAGAGGGACGGGTCCCGTGGGGCTGCGAGGGGTGCAGTGTGCAGGGCACGAGGCCAGGCTGAGCCTCTGCAACACCTCCCTGGGCGAGAGTGTGCTGGAAGCAGGGATTGCCGAGGACGTGGGGGTGGCTTGCTGGG ggagcCGTCAGCTGCGGCTGGGGAAGGGGCCTGGGCGCTGCGCTAGGAGAGTGGAGATCTACTACCAGGGCAGCTGGGGGACCGTCTGCGATGACGGCTGGGACCTGTCTGACGCTGCCGTCGTTTGCCACCAGCTGGGCTGCGGaggggtggtggaggtggtgggctCCGCTGGCTTTGGGGAAGGCTCCGGTCCCATCTGGCTGGAGAGCGTGAACTGCTCCAGGGCCGAAGCTGCTCTCTGGGACTGCCCGGCAGGCTCCTGGGGGCAGCACGACTGCGGGCACAAAGAGGATGCAGGAGTCGTCTGCTCAG AGTTCGTGGCCCTGAGGCTGGAGAACAGCAGCAACTGCTCCGGGCACCTGCAGGTTTTCTACAATGGGACGTGGGGGAGCGTTTGCTCCAACTCGATGACACTTGAAACGGTGTCACTGGCGTgcaaggagctgggctgctgggacAGAGTGTCCCTGGAAATACAACGCCCCTCCGGCAGGCTGTCTGGCCCTGCCTGGCTGGATCGTGTGGAGCGTTGGGAGAGAAACAGCTCCTTCTGGCAgtgtccctctgctccctgggaccCACGGTCGTGCGATGACCTGCAAGAGGAGACCCACATCACCTGCACTG GGAGTCAGCCAGAAGCGCCCCCGGCCCCAAGGGCTGcgtgccccagccccaccagctgcaCAG ACAGGGAGAAGATTCGTGCCGTGGGAGGCGAGAAGGGCTGCTCTGGCCGAGTGGAGGTCTGGCACCGCGGCTCCTGGGGGACGGTATGTGACAACTCGTAGGACATGCAGGATGCCCAGGcggcctgcaggcagctgggctgtggcccTCCAGTGTCTGCCCTGGTCGAGGCTGCGTTTGGGGAGGGCACCGGCCCCATCTGGCTGGAGCAGGTGGAGTGCCGGGGCACAGAGCCATCTCTGCAGGACTGCTGGGCCTGGCCTGGGGACAACGGTGCCTGCCGCCATAAGGAGGACGCTGCCGTCAACTGCTCAG atgCACCCAGGACGGCAGCACCAACCCCTGGAGCAG ATCCCACCCGGGGCCATCCAACTGGCAGCAGGAGAGTCTCCTTGCCCGTCATCATCTGCATCATCCTGGGAgcccttctctgcctgctcctggccctCCTGGCTGGGCAAGTGCGAAGCGCCAGGGCTGGCCGCAGAG GCTCTGAGAGAGCTCAGGAGCCCTTCCCGGAGGCCATGTACGAGGAGATCGGTTACAGCCCAGCGTGGGAGAAGCAGGCAAGGTTCAGCGGCTCAG GCTCCTATTCAGAGGGGTCCCTGACCAAGCTGCAGTCCTACCCCggggacagcgaggaggaggagggtgcggGGTCAGCACCAG ACGTCCCTGTCCTGCCCGGAGGTGACCCAGCAGATGGCTATGATGATGCCAGGGAGGTTTCTGACCCTGGGCAGGATCCTGCCCCTGGGAGGGAAGCCTGGGAAATGCCCAGGGTGccagaggaaggagcagggcccagggatgcagctggag ATCTGCCACCGGTGGTGCTGGCTCCATCCACACCACCTCAGCAGCCGCCCACAACCTGCTGGTTCCCAGCACAGGCCACTTTCCTCAGCTTCGAgaagcccccaaaagagccctTTGCTGGCCCTTTTCGCCgcaattcccttccccagtga
- the LOC141476541 gene encoding olfactory receptor 14J1-like, with protein MSNGSSITEFLLLAFADTRELQLLHFWLFLGIYLAALLGNGLIITAIACDHRLHAPMYFFLLNLSVLDLGSISTTLPKAMANSLWDTRHISYVGCAAQVFLFLFLMSSEYYLLTIMAYDRYVAICKPLHYGTLLGSRACVHMAAAAWGSGFLNALLHTASTFSIPLCQGNGIDQFFCEIPQILKLSCSHSYLREAGLIVVSAFFSSVCFVFIVVSYVQIFRAVLRIPSEQGRHKAFSTCLPHLAVVSLFISTALVAYLKPPSISSSFLDLVVSFLYSVVPPAVNPLIYSMRNQELKDALRKLLQYAVFRHQ; from the coding sequence ATGTCCAACGGCAGCTCCATCActgagttcctcctcctggcattcgcagacacacgggagctgcagctcttgcacttctggctcttcctgggcatctacctggctgccctcctgggaaacggcctcatcatcactgccatagcctgtgaccaccgcctccacgcccccatgtacttcttcctcctcaacctctccgttcttgacctgggctccatctccaccactctccccaaagccatggccaattccctctgggacacaaGGCACATCTCCTATGTgggatgtgctgcccaggtctttctatttctatttttgatgtcatcagaatattatcttctcaccatcatggcctatgaccgctacgtggccatctgcaaacccctgcactacgggaccctcctgggcagcagagcttgtgtccacatggcagcagctgcctggggcagtgggtttctcaatgctctcctgcacacggccagtacattttcaatacccctctgccagggcaatggcatagaccagttcttctgtgaaatcccccagatcctcaagctctcctgctcacactcctacctcagagAAGCCGGGCTCATTGTGgtcagtgcttttttttcttctgtgtgttttgttttcattgtggtgtcctatgtgcagatctttagggccgtgctgaggatcccctctgagcagggacggcacaaagccttttccacatgtctccctcacctggccgtggtgtCCCTGTTCATCAGCACTGCCCTGGTTGCCTatctgaagcccccctccatctcctcctcattCCTGGATCTAGTGgtttcatttctgtactcggtggtgcctccagcagtgaaccccctcatctacagcatgaggaaccaggagctcaaggatgccctgaGGAAACTattgcaatatgctgtatttcGGCATCAATGA